The genomic DNA TAGCGGTCTATCATTTTTGTCAGCGCTTGTTCTGACGGCACACCGATCTGCTGGGTTTTCAGTGATTGCTTGTGATGCTCGTCCGGCGTGGGCCCCACACAGGGAATAAAGTGTTTGTGGGACCCGGGGATTAGCATCAGCGGTCCGTTGAAGGGGTGATTGTCAGTCAGAATAATGGAAGCACTCACCGCATGCATAGCCGGCATGCCGTCTTCCGCATGCCAGGTTTCAAAATCGGAATGCCAGTTGAATCCCTTGCCCTTGAAGCCCGGCTTGTAATTGATACGGGACTGGTGCACATAGTGCCCACCACCGAGGATCTGCTCCACCCGTTGGGTAAGGCGTGGATCGCGGGCCAGGCGCTGGAATGCCCGGTGCAGAAAATGTACGGCAAACACAGACCTTATATCCTGACTACCCGGTTCGGTGATCGTGAAGGGTTTGTCCCGGTAGTCCTCTCGATTGAGCAGCTCGCTCATTGCCTCGGTCAGCGTGGCCACCTCGTCAGGCGCCAGAAAACCGGGTTCGAAAAGAAAGCCATTTTTGTCAAAACGATCAAGTTGTTGTTCGGTCAGTGGGCCGGGCAGGTGGCGGCCTTTTACCGTGTGCTCCCGGCGCTCGCGCCAGGGTTGTTCCGGGTGCTGCTGCAGCCGGGTGGGGTAGGGGTCGGCCTGCATCGGGGCCGGGCAAGTCAGATTCTGCGCTGACATCAAATCACCTCCGCGATCTAATCCACAGTTCAGAAACAGCCTGCAATAAGCCGTCTACGTTACACATCTCCAGTCATGGACCAGACAGGCGCACAGCCGCCGTCAGACCAAGAGGCAGAGCCACTGGCTGTCGGTGTGTCGGGTCAGGTCCGTTATTCAAGTGACCGGCGGAATCGCCGGCGACGGTGAAGATAAGGATTAGGCGTGAATTTTCAAGAGCGGGCGGTGATCTGGTCGGACAGTATCGCGCTATCCATGCCTCACGCCTGCAAAGGCATCCGGTGAGCAGCACATGGCCGCTCACCGGTGTCATGGTCAGGCAATATTGTTGATGCGCGGACCTTCGCGGAACAACTGGTCCAGCTCACCCTGATAGTAGGCTTCCACCCGCGGGTTCATCACGCTTTTCCACAGTGGAGGTACCATGGCCAGCAGCATCATGGCGGAATAACCGGCGGGCAGCTGCGGGCTCTCGTCATAGTGGCGCAGTACCTGGTAACGACGCTTGGCGTAGGCGTGATGGTCGCTGTGGCGTTGCAGCTGGAACAGCACCAGATTGGTCACCAGGAAATTCGAGTTCCAGCTGTGTGCCGGGGTAACCCGCTCATAGCGACCGGTTTGTAGCTGGCGACGATGCAGGCCGTAGTGCTCGATGTAGTTGACGATCTCCAGCGCCAGCGCCGCAAAGAAACTCTGGCCGACAAAGAACAGCACACCCTGCCAGCCCCACAGTACACCGAAGGCCACGGCGAACAGGAAGGAGATGCCGTACCACCAGATCAGCTCGTTATGGATGCTGATGTTATTCTTGCCCTTGCGTTCCAGATACTGCTTTTCCAGTTTCCACGCATTCTTGAAGTTACGCACGAACGCCTTGGGCAGAAAATCATACAGAGACTGGTTATAGCGGCTGGAAGAGGCATCATCCGGGGTGGACACATGCACATGGTGGCCACGCACATGCTCCACCTTGAAGCCGCCGTAGGTCACCGACGACAACAGCAGGCCGCCCATCCAGTTTTCCACTTTCGGGTCCTTGTGAATCAACTCGTGGCCCAGGTTGATGGCAATCATGCCGCCCAGCAAACCAATGGACATGATCCAGCCAAGCATGCCGGCCCAGGAATAGTCATTGCTGACGAACACATGGCCAGCATAGAACAGCAGGCCCAGCCAGGCCACGGCCAGTAGCAGGGGCAGGGCGCGGTAGCTCTTGTCCTGGGACAGTTCGGGAACCTGTTTTTCTTCATCCGGGTTCACCGGGTCCTTGCCGACCAGGTAATCCACTACCGGCACCAGAATGAAGAACACCGCCAGG from Alcanivorax sp. includes the following:
- a CDS encoding alkane 1-monooxygenase, translated to MLEKINPDTLLRLKKWGYLACWMLFLPMVPFSALVGREQGTQNIWAWMILAVFFILVPVVDYLVGKDPVNPDEEKQVPELSQDKSYRALPLLLAVAWLGLLFYAGHVFVSNDYSWAGMLGWIMSIGLLGGMIAINLGHELIHKDPKVENWMGGLLLSSVTYGGFKVEHVRGHHVHVSTPDDASSSRYNQSLYDFLPKAFVRNFKNAWKLEKQYLERKGKNNISIHNELIWWYGISFLFAVAFGVLWGWQGVLFFVGQSFFAALALEIVNYIEHYGLHRRQLQTGRYERVTPAHSWNSNFLVTNLVLFQLQRHSDHHAYAKRRYQVLRHYDESPQLPAGYSAMMLLAMVPPLWKSVMNPRVEAYYQGELDQLFREGPRINNIA
- the thpD gene encoding ectoine hydroxylase — translated: MSAQNLTCPAPMQADPYPTRLQQHPEQPWRERREHTVKGRHLPGPLTEQQLDRFDKNGFLFEPGFLAPDEVATLTEAMSELLNREDYRDKPFTITEPGSQDIRSVFAVHFLHRAFQRLARDPRLTQRVEQILGGGHYVHQSRINYKPGFKGKGFNWHSDFETWHAEDGMPAMHAVSASIILTDNHPFNGPLMLIPGSHKHFIPCVGPTPDEHHKQSLKTQQIGVPSEQALTKMIDRYGIEAPTGPAGSLLLFDCNTLHGSNANMSPDPRSNVFFVFNRRDNACVEPFAAKKRRPRFLGHEPDRLWQEDDS